TTCTGTGGCTAATTCTTCTAGGTTTCCTTGTCCTTTGGCTGTTTTATCGAGTTGATAACCTAATAGTTCAAAGATTTCTAAAATTGTACATTTTTCTCTAAATGCTTGTTTGAGTACCTGATGTTGTTCTACTAGTTCCAGAAAATCTCTATTTTTGAGGGTTAAACAGACTATCCCATTGTCTGAGGAGGCGATCGCTGTTTCTGTGGCTATTCCTCTAGCTAAATTAATTGAGCCTACAACTGCTCCTGGTTTGAGCATTTTTACGGTGATTAGTTTATGATTACGAGGATCTCGCCCTAGTAAGCGTACTTCTCCTTCACTGATAATGGCTACTTGAGATGCCATTTCATCTTTTTTGAGGATTACTCCGCCTATAGAGTACCGTAATGGTTCTACTTTTTGAGATAGATAGTTAATTGTTTCTTCTGGTAGTTCTGAAAATGGCGGGGTATTCGCCAAAAATTCTCTGACTGCTGTTGTTGTATATACCATAGTTTTTTTGTTAATTTTTGTTAAAAAAGAATACTTTTGTGTCCATTTGTTCTTGTAACCATTGTTGGAATAGCTCGTCTAGTAATCTTCTTGTGTTTTGCCTGTCTAGTTTGGCTCTAATTAGGTTTTCTAGACGCATAATCACAATCCATTCTCCTATTCTCATTGGTTCAAATAGTTTTCCTGGTTCACTATTAGCTAAAGCTTCGGCGATTTGGGGATGGGGAACGCTTAAATCTACAGGTCCAATTAGACCTTGAGTTTCTGCTTCTATTCCTTGAGAATATTTTTTAGCTAATTCTTTAAAGTCTGATTCTCCTTCTAAGATACGAAAATATAATTCTTGGGCTATTCCAGTATTTTTGGTTCTAATTAAAGAATAAACTACTTGGTCTAGGTGTTTTTTGCGTTTAGTAAAATAGTTTTCTAATTGATCTGACCAGGTTTGTTCTTTAAATCTTTCTACTTTTAGTTTACGTAAAATCAGGTCTTCTAGTTGTTCTGGTTGTACTCCTGCTTTATTGAGCCAGTTTTTGACGTCTTCTTCGTTTTTTAGTTGATTTTCTGCTAAAAATCGTTGTTTAGCCATTTCTTTTTCTTCGGGAGTACATTCTATCCCTTTAATAGCGTCAGCGATGACTATTTCTCTGGCTAATTGTGGTAACATAAAATGTTGACCTAATATAGGTAGTAACTCGTCGTTATTAATTTGGCGATCGTTAATTTTTAGCAGATAATCCATTGATTGGAAGTTTTAATAGTTTTCTGATTATTCTTAGTATTGAAATTATAAGCTATAGTTTTTGTTTTAAGCTCGATGGTAACATTTTCTTTAACATCATTCGGTTAAGTTACTCAAGTCAAGTACTCTTCCCGTAATTGTTTTCCCCCACCAGGTAGTATTACTAGATAAAGAGTGTAAATTACTACGATTAACCGTCCAGGTTTGTTGAGGTGCAAAAAGAATCATTTCTGGTTGAAATTGGGTAAAACAAGAGATTGGTTGTTCTCCTAAACAGGTTAGGGGATTAGTGCTTAAGGCTTGCCATAATTGTAAGGGTGACCAATCGTCATTAACTACAAAACGTGACCATAATAATGGTAAAACTAATTCTAAACCAATTACTCCAGGAGGTGCTTCAGCGAAAGCGAGGGTTTTTTCTTCGTAGGTATAGGGGCTATGATCTACGGCGATCGCGTCGATTATTCCTGTTTTAACGCCTTCTCTCAAGGCTTGTACGTCTTCTGGATTACCTAGGGGTGGTTCTAAACGTAAATTGGGTTCATAAGTACTCACTGCTTCGCTATCGTAGAGTAGGTGCATCCAAGTTGTACTAGCTGTAATGGGTAACCCTTTTTCTTTAGCTTGTTTGATTAATTCTACTCCACGAGCTGTAGAGATCCGCATTAGGTGTACAGGAGTAGAAATGGTAGCGACTAATTCGAGAATTGCTG
The nucleotide sequence above comes from Gloeocapsa sp. DLM2.Bin57. Encoded proteins:
- a CDS encoding peptidylprolyl isomerase — encoded protein: MDYLLKINDRQINNDELLPILGQHFMLPQLAREIVIADAIKGIECTPEEKEMAKQRFLAENQLKNEEDVKNWLNKAGVQPEQLEDLILRKLKVERFKEQTWSDQLENYFTKRKKHLDQVVYSLIRTKNTGIAQELYFRILEGESDFKELAKKYSQGIEAETQGLIGPVDLSVPHPQIAEALANSEPGKLFEPMRIGEWIVIMRLENLIRAKLDRQNTRRLLDELFQQWLQEQMDTKVFFFNKN